In a genomic window of Trichoderma atroviride chromosome 4, complete sequence:
- a CDS encoding uncharacterized protein (EggNog:ENOG41~TransMembrane:12 (i94-121o133-154i161-178o190-211i223-241o253-273i322-345o357-376i388-407o413-436i448-468o480-501i)) gives MLSKLFSTTLKLALPSQSSASPNPYRALNQDEDANEEGERPDGPSHASDADSQLKNHRDAAAMLLIKLGRSPDEVITVSPADDARILRRIDLALLPLMLSVYFLQALDKATLSYASIFGLIDDTGLKGDEFSWLGSIVYLAQLIMQLPLAWALVKLPIGKFTSIMVLAWGITLTSMTWAHNFGQLMAARFFLGAFEACVGPAFVAITQMWWRRREQTLRIGSWYCMNGLTWVFGSLITYGLASIHSSLKPYQIIFLFFGIVTVAVSGAMFFWMPDSPTEAKFLTDNDKIIAIERLRNNQMGVMSREWRYAHFFEALRDVKTWLWVIMIFCISVPSNGISTFGPLIIHSFVTDPFKTILFNVPVGFSHIVAVSLSAYVSMRWKLKGPVIAILCIPPIIGFSILLHFPHDAEHRAVLLAGYFCLSTFTGITPLIYSWSAQNTAGDTKRKCTSAFVFIGASAGNIIGPLLFTPDEAPSYSRGLRANVVFFTIVIVLVGITSLYLKYLNTHHAKRRVALGKSATVLDMSLETAEEVERMEALERAMREGTQRLSVENGDTRLEGDDEESGVQTEDAKGQKAFADITDLENEDFVFVF, from the exons ATGCTTTCGAAGCTCTTCTCGACGACCCTCAAGCTCGCCCTGCCGTCGCAGTCCTCAGCTTCGCCCAATCCCTACCGGGCCTTGaaccaagatgaagacgcaAACGAAGAGGGCGAGAGGCCCGATGGACCATCTCACGCATCCGATGCAGACTCGCAGCTGAAAAACCATCGAGATgcggcggcgatgctgctcaTCAAGCTGGGCCGCTCACCGGACGAGGTCATCACGGTTTCGCCCGCCGACGACGCCCGCATCCTTCGCCGCATCGATCTCGCTCTGCTTCCACTTATGCTTTCCGTATACTTTCTCCAGGCTCTCGACAAGGCCACGCTGTCCTACGCATCGATATTTGGCCTGATCGACGATACAGGTCTCAAAGGCGACGAGTTCTCGTGGCTCGGCAGCATTGTTTATCTGGCTCAGCTTATTATGCAACTACCCTTGGCCTGGGCCCTAGTTAAGCTTCCCATTGGCAAATTTACGAGCATCATGGTACTCGCTTGGGGCATTACTTTGACTTCGATGACATGGGCACACAACTTTGGACAGCTGATGGCTGCCCGCTTCTTTTTGGGCGCTTTTGAGGCTTGCGTGGGACCGGCCTTTGTTGCGATTACACAGATGTGGTGGAGACGAAG AGAGCAAACGCTGAGGATTGGATCTTGGTACTGCATGAATGGCTTGACTTGGGTG TTTGGAAGTCTCATCACATATGGACTCGCTAGTATTCATTCATCTTTGAAGCCATACCAG atcatcttcctcttcttcggtaTTGTTACGGTCGCAGTCTCTGGGGCTATGTTCTTCTGGATGCCGGATTCTCCTACCGAAGCAAAGTTCCTCACCGACAATGACAAGATTATTGCTATAGAGCGTCTACGCAATAATCAGATGGGGGTTATGTCGCGAGAGTGGAGGTACGCTCACTTTTTTGAAGCTCTAAGAGACGTCAAAACCTGGTTATGGGTCATTATGATCTTCTGCATCTCAGTACCTTCCAACGGCATATCCACATTTGGGCCACTCATCATCCACAGTTTTGTGACGGATCCTTTCAAGACTATATTGTTCAACGTTCCGGTTGGATTCTCTCACATTGTAGCTGTTTCATTGAGTGCGTATGTCTcgatgagatggaagctCAAAGGACCGGTCATTGCCATTTTATGTATCCCGCCAATCATCGGCTTTTCGATTCTGCTGCATTTCCCACATGACGCTGAGCATCGAGCAGTCTTGCTTGCAGGATATTTCTGTCTTTCCACTTTTACAGGCATTA CACCACTCATCTACTCCTGGTCGGCGCAAAATACGGCTGGAGATACAAAGCGAAAGTGTACATCAGCGTTCGTATTTATCGGTGCCTCTGCCGGTAACATTATTGgtcctttgctttttacGCCAGACGAAGCACCTTCATATTCGCGAGGCTTACGTGCAAACGTTGTGTTTTTCACCATAGTCATCGTTCTTGTGGGAATTACATCGCTGTATCTGAAATATCTCAACACACACCATGCTAAGCGCAGAGTGGCACTGGGAAAGAGTGCAACCGTTTTGGACATGAGCTTAGAGACTGCAGAGGAGGTGGAGCGCATGGAAGCATTGGAGCGAGCGATGCGAGAGGGGACCCAGAGGCTCTCTGTGGAAAACGGAGATACCAGGCTTGAAGgggacgatgaagagagcgGAGTTCAGACTGAGGACGCCAAGGGCCAAAAGGCTTTTGCTGATATTACGGACCTCGAGAATGAAGATTTTGTCTTTGTATTTTGA
- a CDS encoding uncharacterized protein (EggNog:ENOG41) — translation MSAAVIDDLLYGRYKDDASVGISYLYCDFRRHNEQKTNDLIANLLKQLIQKQRRIPDCVQILYDEYNEIQKRPSLTELLEALHSVSSLYSKVFILVDALDECQETDGCRKIFLSEILKLQRETNVNIFATSRFVQEIADTFDQSVHFEIRAKDEDVQAFLDSRMDRLPNFILTKPDLQNEIKTKISQLSDGMFLLVRLHVDSLARLPTVGDIRQALRNLPRSLGKIYQQAITRIESQGQHLCQLARKVISWLIHAKRVLSMTELQHAVAVKTGNLELDEEFIPDRETMASIYAGLVTHDTERDVLRLAHYTIQDYFEKEGKFWISDAETDITTVCVTYLSFHAFEGGICKTQFEYDQRLASNVLYHYAANYWGHHARASTNTQPILEFLHSKAKVSAADQALERGRRFFDDLGGGKIGFHLAAHFGLENIATRLLEDGQSVNARDHRGYTPIVCAIRGGHQGMVEHLLRIGAKANSKDYRGRTPLFEAISHADDAVVKLLLGNGATVKMADWKGRTPLYYASDIGDIGIAMLLLQSGADVDVPNNYGQTPLFQASGSGHEDIVRLLLNLGAEIDAADQDGRTPLLCTSQWGHANIAKVLIENGAEIDAPDNDGQTPLAAASSLGHKDVVKVLLENGAGVHAVNADGHTPLCLANFHGRKEILKLLLEHGAGAGAIEFDTES, via the exons ATGAGCGCAGCAGTTATCGATGACCTCCTTTACGGCCGATATAAAGATGACGCCAGTGTAGGAATATCGTACCTATACTGCGATTTCAGGAGGCATAACGAGCAGAAAACAAACGATCTTATCGCGAACCTACTTAAACAGCTAATTCAGAAGCAAAGGAGGATACCTGATTGTGTGCAGATTCTCTATGACGAGTATAACGAAATACAAAAAAGGCCGTCTTTGACTGAGCTGCTAGAAGCATTGCATTCTGTCAGCAGTCTTTACTCTAAAGTCTTCATCCTTGTCGATGCACTAGATGAGTGTCAAGAAACAGATGGATGTCGCAAAATCTTTTTATCGGAGATTCTGAAGCTTCAAAGAGAAACGAATGTAAATATATTTGCGACTTCGAGATTTGTCCAGGAGATTGCCGATACTTTTGACCAAAGTGTTCACTTCGAAATCAGAGCCAAAGATGAGGATGTGCAAGCATTTCTTGATAGCCGTATGGATAGGCTTCCAAATTTTATATTGACAAAGCCAGATTTACAAAATGAGATAAAAACCAAAATATCTCAACTTTCTGATGGAAT GTTTCTTCTTGTGAGGCTTCATGTTGACTCTTTAGCCCGGCTACCGACAGTAGGCGATATCAGACAAGCGTTGCGAAATTTACCTCGTTCACTAGGAAAGATATATCAGCAAGCAATAACAAGGATCGAAAGCCAGGGGCAACATTTGTGTCAATTAGCAAGAAAAGTCATATCCTGGCTCATCCACGCAAAAAGAGTACTCTCCATGACTGAACTCCAACACGCCGTTGCAGTCAAGACGGGAAATCTGGAATTAGATGAGGAGTTCATTCCTGACAGAGAAACCATGGCTTCCATCTATGCCGGCCTCGTCACGCACGACACCGAGAGAGATGTCTTGCGATTAGCACACTATACAATTCAAGACTACTTTGAGAAGGAAGGGAAATTCTGGATTTCGGATGCAGAGACAGATATCACCACAGTCTGCGTCACCTATCTCTCGTTTCACGCATTTGAAGGCGGCATCTGCAAGACGCAGTTTGAGTACGACCAGCGGCTGGCATCAAACGTGCTATACCACTATGCTGCGAATTACTGGGGTCACCATGCTCGTGCATCTACAAACACACAGCCGATCCTAGAGTTTCTCCattccaaggccaaggtaTCTGCCGCCGACCAGGCGCTGGAAAGGGGCCGGAGATTCTTCGACGACCTTGGGGGCGGGAAAATAGGCTTTCATCTTGCAGCGCATTTCGGATTGGAGAATATAGCGACGCGCCTACTCGAAGACGGGCAGAGTGTGAATGCCAGAGACCATCGCGGATACACACCAATCGTTTGCGCCATTAGAGGAGGGCACCAGGGCATGGTCGAGCATCTGCTCAGAATCGGCGCCAAGGCCAACAGTAAGGACTACCGGGGCCGCACGCCGCTTTTTGAGGCAATTAGCCATGCGGACGACGCCgtcgtcaagctgctgctgggaaaTGGTGCAACAGTCAAAATGGCCGACTGGAAGGGCCGGACACCACTCTATTACGCTTCAGACATTGGTGACATAGGCATAGCCATGCTACTGCTGCAAAGCGGTGCTGACGTTGACGTGCCGAATAACTATGGCCAAACCCCGCTGTTTCAGGCTTCCGGTAGCGGGCATGAGGACATCGTCAGGCTTCTGCTCAATCTCGGTGCTGAAATTGATGCAGCAGATCAGGACGGCCGGACGCCGCTCCTTTGCACTTCGCAATGGGGACATGCGAATATCGCCAAGGTGCTGATAGAAAACGGCGCCGAAATTGACGCGCCGGATAATGACGGCCAGACGCcgcttgctgctgcgtccAGTCTCGGGCACAAGGACGTCGTCAAGGTCTTGCTGGAAAATGGCGCTGGGGTTCATGCAGTAAATGCAGATGGCCATACGCCGCTATGTTTGGCAAATTTTCATGGGCGCAAGGAGAttctcaagctgctgctagagcatggagctggtgctggtgctatAGAATTTGACACGGAATCATAG
- a CDS encoding uncharacterized protein (EggNog:ENOG41) produces MSKDRDENGGSTAPAREKRKRSTSDSAGRTAAERKLAHADYTVGWICALQIEYVAAQIFLDQVHQAPEHVHPHDDNCYALGRIGRHNIVIAVLPNGEYGISSATGVAKNMLSSFPNVRIGLMVGIGGGAPSEKHDIRLGDVVVSAPRDGTGGVFQYDFGKAIQDGTLHTTGFLNQPPTFLLTAVNGLETDYEIHGHQLEESINDVLEKLPRLRRKYARPLPSTDRLYQSAAIHPLTIEENCPNCCDNDSSNIIVRVDRTQEDDNPAIHHGLIASANQVMKDALIRDKLIKEKDVLCFEMEAAGLMNQFPCLVIRGICDYSDSHKNKEWQGYAAMAAAAYTKDLLSRIPPQ; encoded by the coding sequence ATGTCCAAGGACAGGGATGAAAACGGTGGTAGCACTGCTCCAGctcgagagaagagaaaacgtTCAACCAGTGATTCTGCTGGAAGAACAGCGGCTGAGCGAAAACTGGCGCATGCAGACTACACCGTCGGCTGGATCTGTGCTCTGCAGATCGAGTACGTTGCCGCGCAGATTTTTCTTGACCAGGTCCATCAAGCCCCGGAACATGTGCACCCTCATGACGATAATTGCTATGCATTGGGCAGGATAGGACGCCACAATATAGTCATTGCCGTTTTGCCCAATGGAGAATACGGAATTTCCAGTGCTACGGGCGTTGCAAAGAATATGCTGAGCAGCTTTCCTAATGTTCGAATCGGCCTCATGGTTGGTATCGGTGGCGGCGCTCCAAGCGAGAAGCATGATATACGGCTTGGTGACGTTGTGGTTAGTGCTCCTCGCGACGGAACTGGAGGCGTTTTCCAGTATGACTTTGGCAAAGCGATCCAAGATGGGACTCTTCATACAACAGGGTTTCTGAACCAGCCGCCAACGTTTCTCTTAACTGCAGTGAATGGACTTGAAACAGACTACGAGATCCACGGTCACCAACTTGAGGAGAGCATCAATGACGTTCTTGAGAAATTACCGAGGCTGCGTCGAAAGTATGCGCGACCGCTGCCAAGCACTGACAGACTATATCAATCAGCAGCGATTCATCCATTGACTATCGAGGAAAATTGCCCAAATTGCTGTGACAATGACTCGTCGAATATAATAGTACGTGTCGACCGAACTCAGGAAGACGACAACCCAGCTATTCACCATGGCTTGATTGCCTCGGCAAACCAAGTGATGAAGGACGCCCTGATACGAGACAAACTAATCAAGGAGAAAGATGTCTTATGCTTTGAAATGGAAGCAGCTGGACTAATGAATCAGTTTCCTTGCTTAGTTATTCGTGGCATCTGCGATTACTCTGATTCTCATAAGAATAAAGAGTGGCAAGGCTacgcagcaatggcagccgcAGCTTACACCAAGGACCTTTTATCCAGAATCCCCCCCCAATAA
- a CDS encoding uncharacterized protein (EggNog:ENOG41~TransMembrane:1 (o12-31i)) codes for MEFLSVDLNVYPFLFAGLVIAITVYTVYQAALPKPLPGIPYNAESASRFFGDVPLFKKARYRRQWLWNQPREHGGPVSQVFLFPFRRPTVLVTDYREVVDICSRRSKEFDRGNRNKECIGVVAPNFHFTMQTADPRLQFHKKLIRDLMAPKFLKEASAPQIYDKAIALIALWKLKAFKSYGRPFSVGNDLYSATLDMICAVAFGMDDTSSALQHEISHIQAINPTFPDIKGEPACFSSAPVTPELEGLFNIPEMVSIAQASPFPSLSQALALLNPKHARAHWNRKTLIMRQTDKSLQKLTLGGPLECKSALDQLLWREMNAAKVAGRLPDYYSPVIRDELLGYLLGGHDSTAATLCWWVKYMSTYQSVQTRLRYALRQAHLDAHQASRLPTIDEICDTSIPYLDAVMEETLRYASVATLIVRMSTCDTQILGYQIPKGTDIMMSLTGPSITEPALPIREMSRSLESQESKDKVLPWEEDVSQFRPERWLKLVKSADGKEEEVFDPRAGPNLAFSAGPRQCFGKKLAYMKLRVVMTLLIWSFEFQELDQSLNGPDIIEKLVNLPKDCYVKLARA; via the exons ATGGAATTCCTTTCGGTTGACCTCAACGTTTatccctttctttttgctgggcTGGTCATCGCAATCACAGTCTATACCGTCTATCAGGCTGCTCTGCCTAAACCTTTGCCTGGAATTCCCTACAACGCAGAGTCAGCCTCAAGATTCTTCGGAGATGTGCCGCTGTTCAAGAAAGCAAGATACCGTCGACAGTGGCTATGGAACCAGCCTCGAGAGCATGGAGGCCCGGTGTCTCAGGTCTTCTTGTTCCCTTTTCGCCGACCGACTGTGCTTGTGACCGACTATCGCGAGGTTGTGGATATCTGTTCGCGCCGATCCAAAGAGTTTGATAGGGGTAACAGGAATAAAGAGTGTATTGGCGTGGTGGCTCCAAATTTTCACTTTACGATGCAAACTGCGGATCCTCGACTCCAATTTCACAAGAAGCTTATCCGAGATCTCATGGCACCCAAGTTTCTCAAAGAG GCATCGGCACCTCAAATATATGACAAGGCTATCGCCCTAATCGCATTGTGGAAGTTGAAAGCGTTCAAAAGCTATGGTAGACCGTTTTCAGTGGGCAATGATCTCTATTCGGCAACACTCGACATGATATGCGCTGTTGCCTTTGGAATGGACGACACAAGCTCTGCTCTACAGCACGAGATTTCTCATATACAAGCCATCAACCCTACATTTCCCGACATCAAGGGGGAACCTGCTTGTTTCTCATCAGCTCCTGTAACGCCCGAACTCGAAGGTCTCTTCAACATCCCAGAAATGGTGTCGATAGCTCAAGCAAGCCCTTTTCCTTCACTCTCGCAAGCCCTCGCTTTGCTCAACCCAAAGCACGCGCGGGCTCATTGGAACAGGAAAACTCTGATTATGCGTCAGACAGACAAGAGCCTGCAGAAACTTACTTTGGGAGGCCCGCTTGAATGCAAGAGTGCTCTGGATCAACTGTTATGGCGAGAGATGAATGCCGCAAAGGTGGCTGGACGGCTACCGGATTACTACTCACCTGTTATTAGAGATGAA CTTCTTGGGTACCTTCTGGGCGGTCACGATAGCACAGCTGCTACTTTGTGTTGGTGGGTGAAATACATGTCAACCTATCAGTCGGTCCAGACTCGGCTTCGGTATGCCTTGCGACAAGCTCATCTTGATGCTCACCAAGCGTCTCGGCTACCCACCATTGACGAAATCTGCGATACATCAATTCCATACTTGGACGCCGTCATGGAAGAAACTCTCCGATACGCCTCTGTTGCAACGCTCATCGTCCGCATGTCAACTTGCGACACGCAGATCTTGGGGTACCAAATCCCCAAGGGCACAGACATAATGATGTCGCTGACGGGCCCATCAATCACGGAGCCTGCTTTGCCGATTCGCGAAATGTCGCGCTCTTTGGAGTCGCAGGAGTCCAAAGATAAGGTTCTCCCCtgggaagaagatgtatCTCAGTTTAGGCCAGAGAGGTGGCTGAAACTGGTAAAGAGCGCTGacggcaaagaagaagaagtgtTTGACCCGCGAGCTGGGCCGAATCTTGCCTTTTCAGCCGGGCCTAGACAGTGCTTTGGGAAAAAGCTAGCATATATGAAGCTGAGAGTGGTGATGACGCTGTTGATATGGAGCTTTGAGTTCCAAGAGCTTGATCAGTCGTTGAACGGGCCGGATATTATCGAGAAGCTAGTAAATCTACCAAAAGATTGTTACGTCAAACTGGCGAGGGCGTGA
- a CDS encoding uncharacterized protein (EggNog:ENOG41) has translation MDSIFKRSYSTLEDAVAGVKQTGKENGYDLSIHKEKPSGRDFHTIVIRCAKGRPYLPSAKERVHETKRRKTSTHKTGCFPLQYQAAEQGRS, from the coding sequence ATGGACTCGATTTTTAAACGTTCTTATTCAACCTTGGAAGATGCGGTTGCCGGCGTCAAGCAGACTGGCAAAGAAAACGGCTACGACCTCTCCATCCACAAGGAGAAGCCTTCGGGCCGTGATTTTCACACGATTGTAATCCGCTGTGCCAAAGGGAGGCCATACCTGCCGTCGGCCAAGGAAAGGGTCCATGAGACGAAGAGACGGAAGACCAGCACGCACAAGACTGGCTGCTTTCCACTTCAATATCAAGCTGCTGAACAAGGCCGAAGCTAG